CAGCCATCTCTCTCCTGCAAGGAGTTCTGCCCTCGGCCAGCCAGGACTCCATACCTGATGAGCAGAAAGGAGACAGAACCATCTGCTAAAACTTCTTCAAGCCCAGGGTGTTACAGAGAAAGGAAGCAAATCCCAGCACTTCAGGAACCAGGGACAACCTgtctattgagcattcattctgatttgtttgcatggcGATTCTATGAAGTTGTTCTACGCCGCCTTTATCCCaggctttccagtgcatttttccTTACCACAAATTTCCAGGCTTTTGGaaacctccctcccacccctccaacTCCCTAAGGTCAGATGAAAAGTCTGCAGAGAATGTCCAAATGTAGGATCAAATGCTGTACCTTTTGAGTATGGCTCCTATAGTCTGGAATAACACCCGATTTTGATCCTGGAAGTCTTTTCCAATTAGTATTCTAAAACTTTTAAAGTTGGCTGCGACAGTTACTGCATTTTATTGCTCCAACTGTTTGGTTTGGCATGCTTGATCTACTATCATTATTGCATCTTAAACTGTTATTATGTTATTGGTGTGCCTTTCTTTTACAATGTTGTGTTAAAATAGGAGGAGGGACAAGTGACAGGCTTACCTGATTAGGAAATGGTGGAATGGAATGCGGATGGGATAGCCTTCTTTCCTGATGCATATGGCCTCCAAGATCCCAGAATGCCTTAGCTGAGAAGCAACGTATTCAGTATCAAAGATGTTTGGCACCTGAAGTTTAAAGGGAATGGTCTCAATGAGCCAAATAAAGAAGGGGACAAGAACAAGACACAGAAAGACCGCTGGAAAGAACCAGTGCCTTGCCACCTCCCCCCGCAAATTACACCTGTGATCCCAGGGCTTGTCCACATCGGAACAACATGTGGATATTCCTGTGCTGCCCTGgacctttcccccctttaattGGGAGTATTTTCCCAATTTCAACTGTCCAAAGATCTTaaagaaaaaacacatttaataataataataataataataataataataataataataataataatattttatttataccccgccctccctagtgagagccgggctcagggtgactgacatcaataaagttacaattaaacataaaagaaagaaaaacaattgattaaaatgcagattaaaatacaaattagatttaaaaattgttttaaaatgcagcctcattttaaaatggcccaaatcaaaacccaaaggccaggcggaacagctccatcttgcaggctctgcggaaagatgtcaaatcccgcagggccctggtctcctgtgagagagcgttccaccaagtcggggccaatactgaaaaggccctggccctagttaaAGGGTGGGGGAGGTCAAGGACAACACAGGGGCGGGGAGGACATCATATGGACACCTCTGCATTAAAGGGGGAACAGGCTAATGCAAATCCATGGGCCCCTAGATGGCTTGTGCCAGGCCAACCTAAGACTATGCAGAGTAAGACACCAGCCCTTCTTAGGTGTTATAGTCCATATGATTACTATTTACGGGGTGGCTGAGATTTTGGATATACGAGAGGGAATATTGGTACAAGACCTCCAATGAGCAAAACAGTTTCTCATCTAGTTTCCAAATATATGTAATTTGACACGGTTTCTAGCAGAGGAATTAGATGGAAATCTAAAGCGTCCTTGCAGAAAGTTTCTAGCTTGTTTCTAGCCATCAGAATACGTGGGGTGGGCTGCCAAAACATTACTGTGCTCAGGAGCAGACCTTCTAGCCACTGGACAAGTATCCATGGAACTGCCAGTGGCAAAAGTTGATGgatgctgtagttcagcaacatctggagttagAGCAtgttttcacagaatcatagaattgtggaggtgGAAAGGACCACGGGGGGCatttagctcaaccccctgcaattcaggactCTTTCGCCCaacgtgaggcttgaacccattaccatgagattaagagtcccatgctctaccgactgagctatccttgaGCATGTGTATGGAAGAACTTTTCATTGATTTGCAAAACTTAGCCGGGGCATTGTCTTGGTAGCATCTCAAAGACAGCCTCAGTCCCAGCCCTGCAAAGACCAAGTCTTACCTTTTTGGAATTAGGCTTGATGCACCGAACAAAGAAAACGTGGCTCCTGTAAGATAAGAGGGAAAAGAAGTAAAGTGTGTCCATTTTAAAATAGCATGGGATGTGGCTCCAAACTGATTCTCCATCTTGAGAACCACAGCCCACTGAATGGGTGATCAGCAGCTCACTATTTGGTCCCGCCTTCCCACAGGCTCATGCTCTGTGCTGTGAGGTGGCAACACAAATTGAGGGGGGGGAGGCCACTCACCTCTCTAGTTTAGCTGTGAGATCTTGCAAGGAGTGCTGGAATCTAGACACTAATGTAGAAGCTTGATGCGGCGACCCTTGGACTCTAGTTCCACTTCCCGGTTCTCTTTGGTTCATCTGctgttcttttattttctcaaaaAGGTGGGACACCAGCTTTGGAGAGgtggaaaaaagaaatcaaagctTCAAAATAAACTTAGAACCTTTAGTTGAAACGTTAGCATGGAGAAGGAACAGCTCCCTCCATACTCCGCCAATGAAAAAAGCAAAGGGCAGTTTTCAAACAGTACAATAGACcaacaaataaaattttattatagcCTCTTAGAACAGATGTccttttcatgttgttgttgttgttgttgttgtttagtcatgtccgactctttgtgaccccatggaccagagcatgccaggcactcctgtcttccactgcctcccgcagtttggtcaaactcatgttggtagcttcgagaacactgtccaaccatctcgtcttcagTCGTCCTctgctccttgtgccctcaatctttcccaacatcagcgtcttttccagggagtcttctcttctcataaggtggcccaagtattggagcctcagcttcaggatctgtccttccagtgagcactcagggctgatttccttcaggatggataggtttgatcttcttgcagtccatgggactctcaagagtctcctccagcaccataattcaaaagcatcaattcttcagcgatcagccttctttatggtccagctctcacttccatacatcactactgggaaaaccatagctttaattatacggacctttgtcagcaaggtgaggTTCTACAATTGCACAGTATCCTTTATA
Above is a window of Zootoca vivipara chromosome 2, rZooViv1.1, whole genome shotgun sequence DNA encoding:
- the LOC118079838 gene encoding unconventional myosin-XVB-like, with product MNQREPGSGTRVQGSPHQASTLVSRFQHSLQDLTAKLERSHVFFVRCIKPNSKKVPNIFDTEYVASQLRHSGILEAICIRKEGYPIRIPFHHFLIR